A window of the Natronomonas salina genome harbors these coding sequences:
- a CDS encoding DUF2797 domain-containing protein, whose product MQVVGYETGAGTDDPAALLVAVDGAVDREPLAVGRELSYTLGERRCAGTFDGADHVACEAARAPYCEAHDSTWICARCTGTCLKAEMDCHQEHAVYLAAFAPDTFKVGVTKRRRLETRFREQGADRGAHIYTVADGRIAREIEAEIAAETPLPDAVRVPTKVDGMARTVDEAAWEDLLAEFDVKDTYAFDYGFDLDAAPVAETLASGTVRGTKGRVLVLERDGGVYAVDMRDLVGYELREGTSSRELQSSLGAFG is encoded by the coding sequence GTGCAGGTCGTCGGCTACGAGACGGGCGCCGGGACGGACGACCCAGCGGCGCTGCTGGTCGCCGTGGACGGAGCCGTCGATCGGGAGCCCCTTGCGGTCGGTCGGGAACTCTCCTACACCCTCGGGGAGCGCCGCTGTGCCGGCACGTTCGACGGCGCCGACCACGTCGCCTGCGAGGCCGCCCGCGCCCCCTACTGCGAGGCCCACGACTCGACGTGGATCTGCGCCCGCTGTACCGGGACGTGCCTGAAGGCCGAGATGGACTGCCACCAGGAGCACGCGGTCTACCTCGCGGCGTTCGCGCCGGACACGTTCAAGGTGGGCGTGACGAAGCGCCGGCGGCTGGAGACGCGGTTCCGCGAGCAGGGCGCCGACCGCGGCGCCCACATCTACACGGTCGCCGACGGCCGGATCGCCCGGGAGATCGAGGCCGAGATCGCCGCGGAGACGCCGCTGCCGGACGCCGTCCGGGTGCCGACCAAGGTCGACGGCATGGCCCGGACGGTCGACGAGGCCGCCTGGGAGGACCTCCTCGCCGAGTTCGACGTGAAGGACACCTACGCGTTCGACTACGGGTTCGACCTCGATGCCGCGCCGGTCGCCGAGACGCTCGCCTCGGGGACGGTCCGCGGCACGAAGGGCCGGGTGCTCGTCCTCGAGCGCGACGGCGGGGTCTACGCCGTCGACATGCGCGACCTGGTCGGCTACGAACTCCGGGAGGGGACGTCCTCCCGGGAACTGCAGTCGAGCCTCGGCGCGTTCGGCTGA
- a CDS encoding tRNA (cytidine(56)-2'-O)-methyltransferase yields the protein MQDEHEVCVLRLGHRPGRDHRMTTHVGLTARALGADRVVIAGDASKSRSTIEDITDRFGGPFDVELTDSHRQLLREWEGAVVHLTMYGLPIQEVEGDVRADHADGPLLVVVGAEKVPFDVYEHADYNVGVTNQPHSEVAGLAVFLDRLFEGRELDREWEAATHEVVPKETGKQVEPREPDDQAEG from the coding sequence ATGCAGGACGAACACGAGGTGTGCGTCCTCCGGCTGGGCCACCGCCCGGGACGGGACCACCGGATGACGACGCACGTCGGGCTCACGGCGCGGGCGCTCGGCGCCGACCGGGTCGTCATCGCGGGCGACGCCTCGAAGTCGCGGTCGACGATCGAGGACATCACGGATCGCTTCGGCGGTCCCTTCGACGTCGAACTCACCGACAGCCACCGCCAGCTGCTCCGGGAGTGGGAGGGCGCGGTCGTCCACCTGACAATGTACGGGCTGCCGATCCAGGAGGTCGAAGGCGACGTCCGCGCCGATCACGCGGATGGTCCGCTGCTCGTCGTCGTCGGCGCGGAGAAGGTGCCGTTCGACGTCTACGAGCACGCCGACTACAACGTCGGCGTGACGAACCAGCCGCACTCGGAGGTGGCGGGACTGGCGGTGTTCCTCGACCGGCTGTTCGAGGGCCGGGAACTGGACCGGGAGTGGGAGGCGGCGACCCACGAGGTGGTCCCGAAGGAGACGGGCAAGCAGGTCGAACCCCGCGAGCCCGACGACCAGGCGGAGGGGTAG
- a CDS encoding S8 family peptidase, whose product MEDGSKVTRRTALRLAGGSVAAGGLVGVVGADDGLVGGDDERVRVNVGYRTAGGRSVAEDAAGTVIHDHPTGILTLEVDRKVLSPLRRSPGIRFVERDVELETVQTVPYGIERVNAPDAHAAGETGDGADVAVIDTGIQGDHPDLQANVGEGRAFLLGLSHGHWEDSNGHGTHCAGTIGAVDDDQGVVGVAPEVTLHAVKVMNSIGTGFTSDIAAGIEWAADQGHDIANLSLGGSGSNTLRESCQYAADRGMLLVAAAGNDGPCTDCVSAPATYPECFAVAATDENDDAASFSSTGAEIEIAAPGANVESTYTGGGYQTLSGTSMAAPHVAGGAAQLVANGYSADEARQRLKDTAEDVGLPETDQGEGRMDVAAALGV is encoded by the coding sequence ATGGAAGACGGGAGCAAGGTAACGCGTCGCACTGCGCTCAGACTGGCCGGCGGCTCCGTCGCCGCCGGCGGCCTCGTCGGCGTCGTCGGCGCCGACGACGGCCTGGTCGGCGGGGACGACGAGCGCGTCCGGGTGAACGTCGGCTACCGGACCGCCGGCGGCCGCAGCGTGGCCGAGGACGCCGCCGGGACGGTCATCCACGACCACCCGACCGGCATCCTGACCCTCGAGGTCGACCGGAAGGTCCTCTCACCGCTCCGCCGGAGCCCCGGAATCCGGTTCGTCGAGCGGGACGTCGAACTCGAGACCGTCCAGACCGTCCCTTACGGCATCGAACGGGTGAACGCGCCCGACGCCCACGCCGCCGGCGAGACCGGCGACGGCGCCGACGTCGCGGTCATCGACACCGGCATCCAGGGCGACCACCCCGACCTCCAGGCCAACGTCGGCGAGGGCCGCGCCTTCCTGCTCGGCCTGAGCCACGGCCACTGGGAGGACTCGAACGGCCACGGCACCCACTGTGCCGGCACCATCGGCGCCGTCGACGACGACCAGGGCGTCGTCGGCGTCGCCCCGGAGGTCACCCTCCACGCGGTGAAGGTGATGAACTCCATCGGCACCGGCTTCACCTCCGACATCGCCGCCGGCATCGAGTGGGCGGCCGACCAGGGCCACGACATCGCGAACCTCTCGCTGGGCGGCAGCGGGTCGAACACCCTCCGGGAGTCCTGCCAGTACGCCGCCGACCGGGGGATGCTGCTCGTCGCCGCCGCCGGCAACGACGGCCCCTGCACCGACTGCGTCTCCGCGCCGGCGACCTACCCGGAGTGCTTCGCCGTCGCGGCGACCGACGAGAACGACGACGCCGCGTCGTTCTCCTCGACCGGCGCCGAGATCGAGATCGCCGCCCCCGGCGCGAACGTCGAGTCGACGTACACGGGCGGCGGCTACCAGACCCTCTCGGGGACGTCGATGGCCGCCCCGCACGTCGCCGGCGGCGCCGCCCAGCTGGTCGCGAACGGCTACAGCGCCGACGAGGCCCGACAGCGTCTCAAAGACACCGCCGAGGACGTCGGGCTCCCGGAGACCGACCAGGGCGAGGGCCGCATGGACGTCGCCGCCGCGCTCGGGGTCTGA
- a CDS encoding BsuPI-related putative proteinase inhibitor: MLDSALEVTVGDGVQFQFTVVNGSDRPVELTFRDACKVDYAVYEGDDEVGAEVWRYSDDRMFAQVLTNADLQPGETATFEETWPNPDPGDYTAEATLRVVEHDVSARTPFSV; this comes from the coding sequence ATGCTCGACTCGGCGCTGGAGGTGACCGTCGGCGACGGCGTGCAGTTCCAGTTCACCGTCGTCAACGGGAGCGACAGGCCCGTCGAACTCACGTTCCGGGACGCCTGCAAGGTCGACTACGCGGTCTACGAGGGCGACGACGAGGTGGGTGCGGAGGTGTGGCGCTACAGCGACGACCGGATGTTCGCACAGGTCCTCACGAACGCCGACCTCCAGCCCGGCGAGACGGCCACCTTCGAGGAGACCTGGCCGAATCCCGATCCAGGCGACTACACCGCGGAGGCGACCCTCCGCGTCGTGGAGCACGACGTCTCGGCGCGGACGCCGTTTTCGGTCTGA
- a CDS encoding 5-(carboxyamino)imidazole ribonucleotide synthase, whose protein sequence is MNHATPAATLGVVGGGQLGRMMGEAAGPLGVELVVSDPTPDCPAAPVVRDQVVGDFDDYEAVRELAEQVDVLTFEIELADPDEMERVGEETDTPVHPDPDTLRTIQDKLVQNRALADAGVPVPEFRRVDDTDDLRAAGEELGWPLMCKAREGGYDGRGNMPCEGPGEAESVLEQLGGPALAEEMVDFERELAVMGVKGVDETRAFPVTETIHEEEILRELVTPARTAPEVRERAREVAFDVLEEMLDGRGVYGIELFETSDGEILVNEIAPRPHNSGHWTIEGARTSQFEQHVRAVLGWPLGSTDRRAPSVTTNILGDVDEPEPASLAGTEAVLQSSRASLHWYGKREVRPLRKMGHVTLVDGSAEDGEELLAHARELRDGLSFQ, encoded by the coding sequence ATGAATCACGCCACGCCAGCCGCGACGCTCGGCGTCGTCGGGGGCGGCCAGCTCGGCCGGATGATGGGCGAGGCCGCCGGCCCCCTCGGCGTCGAGCTCGTCGTCTCCGACCCGACGCCCGACTGTCCCGCTGCGCCGGTCGTCCGCGACCAGGTCGTCGGCGACTTCGACGACTACGAGGCCGTCCGCGAACTCGCCGAACAGGTGGACGTCCTGACCTTCGAGATCGAGCTCGCGGACCCCGACGAGATGGAACGGGTCGGCGAGGAGACGGACACGCCGGTCCACCCCGACCCCGACACCCTCCGGACCATCCAGGACAAGCTCGTCCAGAACCGCGCGCTCGCCGACGCCGGCGTCCCGGTCCCGGAGTTCCGGCGGGTCGACGACACCGACGACCTCCGGGCCGCCGGCGAGGAGCTCGGCTGGCCGCTGATGTGCAAGGCCCGCGAGGGCGGCTACGACGGCCGCGGGAACATGCCCTGCGAGGGCCCCGGAGAGGCCGAGTCGGTCCTCGAGCAGCTCGGAGGTCCGGCGCTCGCCGAGGAGATGGTCGACTTCGAGCGCGAACTCGCCGTCATGGGCGTGAAGGGTGTTGACGAGACCCGCGCGTTCCCCGTCACAGAGACGATCCACGAGGAGGAGATCCTCCGGGAGCTGGTCACGCCGGCGCGGACCGCCCCCGAGGTGCGCGAACGCGCGCGCGAGGTGGCCTTCGACGTCCTCGAGGAGATGCTCGACGGGCGCGGCGTCTACGGCATCGAGCTCTTCGAGACGAGCGACGGGGAGATCCTCGTCAACGAGATCGCCCCACGGCCGCACAACTCCGGGCACTGGACCATCGAGGGTGCGCGAACGTCGCAGTTCGAGCAGCACGTCCGCGCGGTCCTGGGGTGGCCCCTCGGCAGCACCGACCGGCGGGCCCCTTCGGTGACGACGAACATCCTCGGCGACGTCGACGAGCCCGAGCCCGCGTCGCTGGCCGGCACCGAGGCGGTCCTGCAGTCGTCCCGGGCGTCGCTGCACTGGTACGGCAAGCGGGAGGTCCGGCCGCTCCGGAAGATGGGGCACGTGACGCTGGTCGACGGGTCGGCCGAGGACGGCGAAGAGCTACTTGCGCACGCGCGAGAACTACGCGACGGGCTGTCCTTCCAGTGA
- a CDS encoding pyridoxal phosphate-dependent aminotransferase has product MTMDFADRVERVEPSATLAISNLASQLEADGVDVVDLSVGEPDFPTPENVVEAGKQAMDDGHTGYAPSNGIPPLKEAIVEKLDGDGLDYGTDEIIVTPGAKQALYETFQALVEDGDEVVLLDPAWVSYEAMAKMAGADLSRVDLSAHDFQLAPALDELEATVSDETELLVVNSPSNPSGAVFTDEALEGVRDLAVEHDVTVIADEIYDAITYDTEQTSLGSLDGMGDRTVTINGFSKAYSMTGWRLGYLAAPQALVDQAGKLHSHSVSCATHFVQYAGIEALQNTDEAVTEMREAFEERRDMLVDLFADHGKDVPVPTGAFYMMLPVDDDDQAWCEGAIEEAHVATVPGSAFGTPGYARLSYAASEERLREGVERLADAGFL; this is encoded by the coding sequence ATGACCATGGACTTCGCGGACCGCGTCGAACGGGTCGAACCGAGCGCGACGCTGGCGATCAGCAACCTCGCGTCGCAACTGGAAGCCGACGGCGTCGACGTCGTCGACCTCTCCGTCGGGGAGCCGGACTTCCCCACGCCGGAGAACGTCGTCGAGGCCGGCAAGCAGGCGATGGACGACGGCCACACGGGCTACGCGCCCTCCAACGGCATCCCGCCGCTGAAGGAGGCTATCGTCGAGAAACTCGACGGCGACGGCCTCGACTACGGCACCGACGAGATCATCGTCACGCCGGGCGCCAAGCAGGCCCTCTACGAGACGTTCCAGGCGCTCGTCGAGGACGGCGACGAGGTCGTGCTGCTCGACCCCGCCTGGGTGAGCTACGAGGCGATGGCGAAGATGGCCGGCGCCGACCTCTCGCGGGTCGACCTCTCGGCCCACGACTTCCAGCTGGCGCCCGCCCTCGACGAGCTCGAGGCGACCGTCTCCGACGAGACGGAACTGCTCGTCGTCAACTCGCCGTCGAACCCCTCCGGGGCGGTGTTCACCGACGAGGCCCTCGAGGGCGTCCGCGACCTCGCCGTCGAGCACGACGTGACCGTCATCGCCGACGAGATCTACGACGCCATCACCTACGACACCGAGCAGACGTCGCTCGGCTCCCTGGACGGGATGGGCGACCGCACCGTCACCATCAACGGCTTCTCGAAGGCCTACTCGATGACGGGCTGGCGGCTCGGCTACCTCGCCGCGCCGCAGGCCCTCGTCGACCAGGCCGGGAAGCTCCACTCACACTCCGTCTCCTGTGCGACCCACTTCGTCCAGTACGCGGGCATCGAGGCGCTGCAGAACACCGACGAGGCCGTCACGGAGATGCGCGAGGCCTTCGAGGAGCGCCGCGACATGCTCGTGGACCTCTTCGCCGACCACGGCAAGGACGTCCCCGTCCCGACCGGCGCCTTCTACATGATGCTCCCGGTCGATGACGACGATCAGGCGTGGTGCGAGGGCGCCATCGAGGAGGCCCACGTGGCGACGGTTCCGGGCAGCGCCTTCGGCACGCCGGGCTACGCGCGGCTCTCCTACGCGGCCAGCGAGGAACGGCTGCGAGAGGGCGTCGAGCGGCTCGCCGACGCTGGCTTCCTGTAA
- a CDS encoding bacterio-opsin activator domain-containing protein, producing MSEFDPGEIATSLLQSLPDLVYIVDADGRLVWWNDRLNEVAGYDDDTIAELDPFELIPDDQREAAVAAFSQVGTYDPETTMEFDVLTSDGDRIPHEFNGSVIEVDGRTLVTSVARDVTARRERDREIRRQRDELETLHRLSETVYEVIQSVIDAATREEIEQAVCDRLAASELYQAVWIARNDPGGTVDPVAGVAATDDFVETIAELNGLDWKRPAEIAVETGEVQVIQGFADSSIPDRAKEVAESLDVHAGASVPIVHRGTVEGVLSVYSSRPDAFSPREQAAFERLGEVLGFATNAVRTERLLLSDTATELTFRVSGPEALLASVSSEADGPCRKEWSTAVEGGDGNYRHYVTVKGIDPERVREMAAERSTVESIEHIGDNGDEHVFDVVTSDSFTRRLLDVGASPTSMVARDGETVIVAELAGDADARRVVEAANELYDVELVSKRELERPVRTTDEFFDAVADRLSDQQLAALRHAYFGGYFSWPRDATAEEVADRMDVSSPTFHYHLRHAQRALVDAFLEHLDD from the coding sequence ATGTCGGAATTCGACCCCGGAGAGATAGCTACGAGCCTGCTGCAGTCGCTCCCCGATCTCGTCTACATCGTCGACGCGGACGGGCGACTCGTCTGGTGGAACGACCGCCTGAACGAGGTGGCCGGCTACGACGACGACACCATCGCCGAACTGGACCCCTTCGAACTGATCCCGGACGATCAGCGTGAGGCCGCCGTCGCGGCGTTCTCGCAGGTCGGGACCTACGACCCGGAGACCACGATGGAGTTCGACGTCCTCACGAGCGATGGCGACCGCATCCCCCACGAGTTCAACGGCTCCGTCATCGAAGTCGACGGTCGGACCCTGGTCACGTCGGTCGCCCGCGACGTAACCGCCAGACGCGAGCGAGACCGGGAGATCCGCCGGCAGCGGGACGAACTGGAGACCTTGCACCGACTCAGCGAGACGGTCTACGAGGTGATCCAGTCCGTGATCGACGCGGCGACCCGCGAGGAGATCGAGCAGGCCGTCTGCGACCGCCTGGCCGCCTCGGAGCTCTACCAGGCCGTCTGGATCGCGCGCAACGACCCGGGCGGCACCGTCGACCCCGTGGCCGGCGTGGCGGCCACCGACGACTTCGTGGAGACGATCGCCGAACTGAACGGCCTCGACTGGAAGCGACCCGCCGAGATCGCCGTCGAGACCGGCGAAGTACAGGTCATCCAGGGGTTCGCGGACTCAAGCATCCCGGACCGCGCGAAGGAGGTCGCGGAGTCCCTGGACGTCCACGCGGGGGCGTCCGTGCCCATCGTCCACCGCGGGACCGTCGAGGGCGTGCTGAGCGTCTACTCCTCGCGGCCGGACGCCTTCAGCCCGCGGGAGCAGGCCGCCTTCGAACGGCTGGGCGAGGTGCTCGGTTTCGCCACCAACGCCGTCCGGACCGAGCGGCTCCTGCTCTCGGATACGGCGACGGAACTGACGTTCCGGGTCTCCGGACCCGAGGCACTGCTCGCGTCGGTCTCGTCGGAGGCCGACGGCCCCTGTCGCAAGGAGTGGTCGACCGCCGTCGAGGGCGGCGACGGCAACTACCGCCACTACGTCACCGTGAAAGGGATCGACCCCGAGCGGGTCCGCGAGATGGCCGCGGAGCGTTCGACCGTCGAGTCCATCGAGCACATCGGCGACAACGGCGACGAGCACGTCTTCGACGTGGTCACGAGCGACTCGTTCACCCGGCGGTTGCTGGACGTCGGCGCGAGCCCGACGTCGATGGTCGCCCGCGACGGCGAGACCGTCATCGTCGCGGAGCTCGCCGGCGATGCGGACGCCCGGCGGGTCGTCGAGGCGGCCAACGAGCTGTACGACGTCGAACTCGTCTCGAAGCGCGAGCTGGAGCGTCCGGTCAGGACGACCGACGAGTTCTTCGACGCCGTCGCCGACCGCCTCTCTGACCAGCAGCTGGCGGCGCTGCGGCACGCCTACTTCGGCGGCTACTTCTCGTGGCCCCGGGACGCGACCGCCGAGGAGGTCGCCGACCGGATGGACGTCAGTTCCCCGACGTTCCACTACCACCTCCGGCACGCCCAGCGGGCCCTGGTCGACGCGTTCCTCGAGCATCTAGACGACTAG
- the ribH gene encoding 6,7-dimethyl-8-ribityllumazine synthase → MVALGLVVAQFNKERPITHEMAERGREAAAEAGAEIVETLEVPGSYDTPLAADRLARREDVDAVAVLGAIVTGDTDHDEVIADAAAQGLTDVSLERDTPVTFGVIGPGMSQAEAEERIDYGATAVESAISLAEELES, encoded by the coding sequence ATGGTAGCGCTCGGACTGGTGGTCGCGCAGTTCAACAAGGAGCGGCCGATCACCCACGAGATGGCCGAACGGGGGCGGGAGGCGGCCGCCGAGGCGGGCGCGGAGATCGTCGAGACCCTGGAGGTTCCGGGCTCGTACGACACGCCGCTGGCCGCCGACCGCCTGGCCCGGCGAGAGGACGTCGACGCCGTCGCGGTGCTCGGCGCCATCGTCACCGGCGACACCGACCACGACGAGGTCATCGCCGACGCCGCCGCCCAGGGGCTCACCGACGTCTCCCTGGAGCGCGACACGCCGGTCACCTTCGGCGTCATCGGCCCCGGGATGAGCCAGGCCGAGGCCGAAGAGCGGATCGACTACGGCGCGACCGCCGTCGAGAGCGCTATTTCACTCGCCGAGGAACTCGAATCATGA
- a CDS encoding NAD-dependent epimerase/dehydratase family protein, with amino-acid sequence MKLSGKRICVTGGGGFVGSHLADRLVEDNEVVVADRFDNGRREWVPDEAEVVEGDLQDPAVVAEAIDGSTDAVFHFAADKAVNSDDPNEQFRLNTDLTANVAERMQAVGCDRIAFTSSSTVYGEAPRPTPEDYAPLEPISMYGAAKLAEESLLSVYAHSHGFRVWNFRFANIVGPRLQLGAVVPDFIQKLRADPSTLEILGDGRQEKSYMHIEDCLDAMAYAVEHADDAMNTYNLGTRTTTSVRTIADIVADEMGVDPAYEFTGGDRGWVGDVPRMRLSVEKLAGLGWEPDGSSDDAVRRAVRELLEQDFS; translated from the coding sequence ATGAAGCTCTCCGGCAAGCGGATCTGCGTGACGGGCGGCGGCGGGTTCGTGGGGTCGCACCTCGCGGATCGGCTGGTCGAGGACAACGAGGTCGTCGTCGCCGACCGGTTCGACAACGGGCGACGGGAGTGGGTCCCGGACGAAGCAGAGGTCGTCGAGGGAGACCTGCAGGACCCCGCCGTCGTCGCCGAGGCGATCGACGGGTCGACCGACGCGGTCTTCCACTTCGCGGCGGACAAGGCGGTCAACAGCGACGACCCGAACGAGCAGTTCCGCCTGAACACGGACCTGACGGCGAACGTCGCCGAGCGGATGCAGGCGGTCGGCTGCGACCGCATCGCCTTCACCTCGTCGTCGACCGTCTACGGCGAGGCGCCGCGGCCGACGCCGGAGGACTACGCGCCGCTGGAGCCGATCAGCATGTACGGCGCGGCGAAGCTCGCCGAGGAGTCGCTGCTGTCGGTGTACGCCCACAGCCACGGCTTCCGGGTCTGGAACTTCCGGTTCGCGAACATCGTCGGCCCGCGGCTCCAGCTGGGCGCGGTGGTCCCGGACTTCATCCAGAAGCTCCGGGCGGACCCCTCGACCCTGGAGATCCTCGGCGACGGCCGCCAGGAGAAGTCCTACATGCACATCGAGGACTGCCTCGACGCGATGGCCTACGCCGTCGAGCACGCCGACGACGCGATGAACACGTACAACCTGGGGACGCGGACGACGACCTCGGTGCGGACCATCGCGGACATCGTCGCCGACGAGATGGGCGTCGACCCCGCCTACGAGTTCACGGGCGGCGACCGCGGCTGGGTGGGCGACGTCCCGCGGATGCGGCTCTCCGTCGAGAAGCTGGCCGGGCTGGGCTGGGAGCCGGACGGGTCGTCGGACGACGCGGTCCGGCGGGCGGTCCGGGAACTGCTGGAACAGGACTTCTCGTAA
- a CDS encoding flippase activity-associated protein Agl23 has protein sequence MNDRRDRTLLAVVGLAAVALALRLAFLGSRVAHWDEGRVAYWIADYAATGVLFYRPIIHGPLLHLVNAPLFKVLGATDTVMRLVPALLGGLLPLTALLFRHRLRDASVVGLALFLALDPVLLYYSRFMRSDVPVAAACFVAFACLVRAVDFDDGRYLYPASFALAVGFGAKENALAYLLAFVGATGLLLGHRIVVSWVTDGSPAEAFKSYAARTLGGVVRHGRSIVGSAVLFLATFTYLYAPRGSLPSKRLYYFSCLDYEGHFDVAAQPTLGEALANPLQLPRLVYFTLGSTGELYACQWITPRQEDPNPYLEFLGEMSLITAEASAALVALAVVGFLATMYASEFPYDRPDDLVAFCFYWGAASMVGYPVITDIGGAAWLVVHIVLPLAVPAAFGIGVLYRWGGDARVDGDTVSVALAVALAVLVVGSMAWTGYATSFADPKSDDNSLVQYAQPSGDVEPTLAEMRTLADRNDGTDVVLYGGHLHDPTGDEELERRPTCADWFNALPLPWYFESGEMDVDCAPEETALEDALAADPPVVIAHRKNASAVDERIDDRYERREFRMRTTAEPFVYYVDVARLE, from the coding sequence ATGAACGATCGTCGGGACCGGACGCTCCTCGCCGTCGTCGGACTCGCCGCCGTCGCGCTCGCGCTCCGACTCGCCTTCCTCGGCTCCCGGGTCGCCCACTGGGACGAGGGGCGCGTCGCCTACTGGATCGCCGACTACGCGGCGACCGGCGTCCTGTTCTACCGGCCCATCATCCACGGGCCGTTGCTCCACCTCGTCAACGCGCCGCTGTTCAAGGTCCTCGGGGCGACGGACACCGTGATGCGGCTCGTCCCGGCGCTGCTGGGCGGCCTGCTTCCGCTGACGGCGCTGCTGTTCCGCCACCGGCTCCGCGACGCCTCGGTCGTCGGCCTCGCGCTGTTCCTGGCGCTGGACCCCGTCCTCCTCTACTACTCGCGGTTCATGCGGAGCGACGTCCCTGTCGCCGCCGCCTGCTTCGTCGCGTTCGCCTGCCTCGTCCGCGCCGTCGACTTCGACGACGGCCGCTACCTCTACCCCGCGTCGTTCGCCCTCGCGGTCGGCTTCGGCGCCAAGGAGAACGCCCTGGCGTACCTCCTGGCGTTCGTCGGCGCGACCGGCCTGCTGCTGGGCCACCGCATCGTCGTCTCCTGGGTCACCGACGGCTCGCCCGCGGAGGCGTTCAAGAGCTACGCCGCCCGGACCCTCGGCGGGGTCGTCCGGCACGGGCGCTCGATCGTCGGCAGCGCGGTACTGTTCCTCGCGACGTTCACCTACCTCTACGCGCCGCGGGGGTCGCTGCCCTCGAAGCGGCTGTACTACTTCTCCTGTCTGGACTACGAGGGCCACTTCGACGTTGCGGCCCAGCCGACGCTCGGGGAGGCGCTCGCGAATCCGCTGCAGCTCCCGCGGCTGGTCTACTTCACGCTCGGGTCGACCGGGGAGCTGTACGCCTGCCAGTGGATCACCCCGCGCCAGGAGGACCCCAACCCGTACCTGGAGTTCCTCGGCGAGATGTCGCTCATCACGGCGGAGGCCTCCGCGGCGCTCGTCGCCCTCGCCGTCGTCGGCTTCCTGGCGACGATGTACGCCTCGGAGTTCCCGTACGACCGCCCCGACGACCTGGTGGCGTTCTGCTTCTACTGGGGCGCCGCGTCGATGGTCGGCTACCCCGTCATCACCGACATCGGCGGGGCGGCGTGGCTGGTCGTCCACATCGTCCTGCCGCTGGCGGTTCCGGCGGCGTTCGGCATCGGCGTCCTCTACCGTTGGGGCGGGGACGCGCGGGTCGACGGGGACACGGTCAGCGTCGCGCTGGCGGTGGCCCTCGCCGTCCTCGTGGTCGGGTCGATGGCCTGGACCGGTTACGCGACCAGCTTCGCCGACCCGAAGTCCGACGACAACTCGCTCGTCCAGTACGCACAGCCCTCCGGCGACGTCGAGCCGACGCTCGCGGAGATGCGCACCCTCGCCGACCGCAACGACGGCACCGACGTCGTCCTCTACGGCGGCCACCTCCACGACCCGACCGGCGACGAGGAACTGGAGCGGCGCCCGACCTGTGCGGACTGGTTCAACGCGCTCCCGCTGCCCTGGTACTTCGAATCGGGCGAGATGGACGTCGACTGCGCGCCCGAGGAGACCGCCCTCGAGGACGCGCTCGCCGCCGACCCGCCGGTGGTGATCGCCCACCGGAAGAACGCCAGCGCCGTCGACGAGCGGATCGACGACCGCTACGAACGCCGGGAGTTCAGGATGCGGACGACGGCCGAGCCGTTCGTCTACTACGTCGACGTGGCGCGCCTGGAGTGA
- the purE gene encoding 5-(carboxyamino)imidazole ribonucleotide mutase: MTRSQAVQDVIDLLEAEAEADRAPEATPDVGIVMGSDSDLETMYGAYEALTELGFEEVTDYDDPPEAGFTFETFVVSAHRTPELMYVYGETARDRGLDVIIAGAGGKSADLPNMTASIAYPIPVVGVPVQEKSVDSVIGMPTGAPIVAVDAGKSFNAALSAVQILSRAHPELETRLDEYHDDLQDGVGADSMGLHTKGTERYHDEME; encoded by the coding sequence ATGACCCGCTCGCAGGCAGTCCAGGACGTCATCGACCTGCTGGAGGCCGAGGCCGAGGCGGACCGCGCCCCCGAAGCCACTCCCGACGTCGGCATCGTGATGGGTTCGGACTCGGACCTCGAGACGATGTACGGCGCCTACGAGGCGCTCACCGAACTCGGCTTCGAGGAGGTCACCGACTACGACGACCCCCCGGAGGCGGGGTTCACCTTCGAGACCTTCGTCGTCTCGGCCCACCGCACCCCCGAACTGATGTACGTCTACGGCGAGACCGCCCGCGACCGCGGGCTCGACGTGATTATCGCGGGCGCCGGCGGCAAGTCCGCGGACCTGCCGAACATGACCGCCTCCATCGCCTACCCGATCCCGGTCGTCGGCGTCCCCGTCCAGGAGAAGTCCGTCGACAGCGTCATCGGGATGCCGACCGGCGCACCGATCGTCGCCGTCGACGCGGGCAAGTCGTTCAACGCCGCGCTCTCCGCCGTACAGATTCTCTCGCGTGCGCATCCGGAACTGGAGACTCGACTGGACGAGTACCACGACGACCTGCAGGACGGCGTCGGCGCCGATTCGATGGGGCTGCACACGAAGGGGACCGAACGCTACCACGACGAGATGGAGTGA